One part of the Sphingobacterium sp. LZ7M1 genome encodes these proteins:
- a CDS encoding Crp/Fnr family transcriptional regulator, protein MEVLKYAYQHPLLEAADLDQIYHAHEKINLTKGDFILEKGQVANEYYILEDGLVRTYLYDYDGNEITTGFSGKNEVVIEVASIFQRIPTQEYIQCLTDCCLWKIDYETFQDLFHKIPAFREWGRAWMAFELYLSKKRATEMITEPAKMRYLHLMEEKPQIIQQAPLKYIASYLGVTDSSLSRIRKEILND, encoded by the coding sequence ATGGAAGTATTAAAATACGCCTATCAACATCCACTACTAGAAGCAGCAGATTTAGATCAGATTTATCATGCTCACGAAAAAATAAACTTGACCAAAGGAGATTTTATCCTGGAAAAAGGTCAGGTAGCCAATGAATATTATATTTTGGAGGACGGTCTCGTACGAACCTATCTCTATGACTATGACGGAAATGAAATAACCACGGGTTTTTCAGGAAAGAATGAAGTGGTCATCGAAGTAGCTTCTATTTTCCAAAGGATACCGACCCAAGAATATATCCAATGCCTTACCGATTGCTGTCTTTGGAAAATCGATTATGAAACATTTCAAGACCTTTTCCATAAGATTCCAGCCTTTCGGGAATGGGGCCGTGCATGGATGGCCTTTGAGCTCTACCTCAGCAAGAAAAGAGCAACCGAGATGATCACCGAACCTGCAAAGATGCGCTACCTGCACCTGATGGAAGAAAAGCCGCAGATTATCCAACAGGCTCCACTAAAATATATAGCCTCTTACCTCGGGGTAACAGACAGTTCCCTAAGCCGAATCCGTAAAGAGATCCTAAACGATTGA
- a CDS encoding pentapeptide repeat-containing protein, translated as MEYFEDQTFKNINFQENTFIKAEYEYCRFEQCNFEGLNLNEVKFIDCIFTECNLSLSKIEQTSFQDCKFKNCKLLGMRFDSANPFNLQLQFEGCTLDHSSFFNCNIKGTKFINCRLQQVDFENAQLSNGSFEGSDLGGSQFFNSNLEKVDFRGSQNLQLDPDQNKIKAAKFSLVSLPGLLQKHKISVSH; from the coding sequence ATGGAATACTTTGAAGATCAGACCTTCAAAAATATCAATTTTCAAGAGAACACATTCATAAAGGCAGAGTATGAATATTGCAGGTTTGAACAATGCAATTTTGAAGGCCTGAACCTAAACGAAGTTAAGTTTATAGATTGTATATTTACCGAGTGCAATCTTTCCCTATCCAAGATAGAGCAAACCAGTTTCCAGGACTGTAAGTTCAAAAACTGCAAATTGCTGGGGATGCGTTTTGACAGCGCCAATCCATTTAACTTGCAATTACAGTTTGAAGGCTGTACATTAGATCACAGCTCCTTCTTCAATTGCAATATCAAAGGGACAAAATTCATTAACTGCAGGTTGCAGCAGGTAGATTTTGAAAATGCCCAATTAAGCAATGGCAGTTTTGAGGGTTCGGATTTAGGTGGAAGCCAGTTTTTCAATAGCAACCTTGAAAAGGTCGATTTCCGAGGATCTCAAAACCTACAGCTCGATCCAGACCAAAACAAAATCAAGGCTGCTAAATTTAGCTTGGTCAGTTTACCGGGGCTGTTGCAAAAACATAAAATTTCAGTTAGTCATTAA
- a CDS encoding NADPH-dependent FMN reductase — MKILAFGASNSSDSINKKLVNSVSKYYKEVDDEILVLDINNFELPLFSKDLEKEIGIPDAATVFAAHIDWADFIIISFAENNGNYNVGYKNLIDWISRIKGRKVFPEKPVFLLATSQGARGGQSVLEIAEARMPRDAAQVLETFSLPEFSKNFEEGKGVISNVLRSQLEAKVRKTKRLMAEIINKRQQ, encoded by the coding sequence ATGAAAATATTGGCTTTTGGAGCTAGCAATAGTTCAGATTCAATCAATAAAAAATTAGTAAACAGTGTAAGTAAGTATTATAAGGAAGTTGATGATGAAATCCTTGTTTTAGACATCAACAATTTTGAACTACCCTTATTTTCAAAGGATCTGGAGAAAGAGATCGGCATTCCCGATGCAGCGACAGTATTTGCTGCCCATATTGACTGGGCGGACTTCATAATCATCTCATTTGCAGAGAACAATGGCAATTATAATGTGGGCTACAAGAACCTGATCGATTGGATTTCCAGGATCAAGGGCAGAAAGGTATTTCCTGAGAAACCGGTTTTTCTGTTAGCGACCAGTCAGGGTGCCCGTGGCGGACAGTCCGTTTTGGAAATAGCAGAAGCAAGGATGCCAAGGGATGCTGCCCAAGTTTTGGAGACCTTCTCCCTGCCTGAATTCAGCAAAAACTTTGAGGAGGGAAAAGGTGTTATTAGCAATGTATTGAGGAGCCAATTGGAGGCAAAAGTCAGAAAGACGAAACGGCTGATGGCTGAGATTATCAATAAAAGACAACAGTAA
- a CDS encoding DJ-1/PfpI family protein, producing the protein MAKKVLLLVGDYVEDYEAMVPFQAMESVGIEVDTVAPDRKKGDVVPTAVHDFTGDQTYKELRGHNFAINKDFDSINTEDYDGLYIAGGRSAEYIRLNKRVLEITKDFFDKEKPVAAICHGIQVLTAAKVLQGRTLTAYVAVGPDIELAGGTWKNIPADQAVVDGNLVTSPAWPGHQNILKEFYKLLGVKITL; encoded by the coding sequence ATGGCAAAGAAAGTATTATTATTAGTTGGTGATTACGTAGAGGACTATGAAGCAATGGTTCCTTTTCAAGCAATGGAGTCTGTTGGAATCGAAGTGGATACCGTAGCTCCTGACCGCAAAAAAGGCGATGTAGTCCCTACAGCAGTCCATGATTTCACGGGAGATCAAACTTATAAGGAATTGAGAGGACATAACTTTGCAATCAACAAAGATTTTGATTCGATCAATACCGAAGATTATGACGGACTGTATATTGCAGGTGGACGTTCGGCAGAATATATCCGTTTGAATAAACGCGTCCTGGAGATTACAAAGGACTTTTTTGATAAAGAAAAACCTGTTGCAGCAATCTGCCATGGTATACAGGTCTTGACCGCTGCAAAAGTATTGCAAGGAAGGACTTTAACGGCATATGTAGCCGTAGGTCCGGATATCGAGTTGGCAGGTGGCACTTGGAAAAACATTCCGGCAGACCAAGCAGTAGTTGACGGAAACCTAGTTACCTCACCAGCATGGCCTGGCCATCAGAACATCCTGAAGGAATTCTATAAACTATTAGGCGTAAAGATCACTCTATAA
- the ppk1 gene encoding polyphosphate kinase 1: MMIDREMASKFIPRDISWLSFNGRVLQEAADPTVPLHLRIKFLGIFSNNLDEFFRVRVAALKRAAEINTKESNGYFYKAPAIILEKITEIVIKQQRKFDKIWNQVQREMAKQKVYIKSAEDLSPTQLEFVKNYFDEEVETNIIPLILDESKPMPYLRDKSLYLGIAMYKDDWQYDTKFAIIELPSRQLGRFVILPSAKNQKDIILVEDIVKVNLPYIFSYFGFDEFVANTFKVTKDAEFDLDNDVNTSFADKISKGIKTRRKGKPTRFVFDQEMDPKLLDLLIKKLNFSKKDSIIPGQKIHNFKHFMDFPDVFKSYQKPEERRSFEHPDFTGLDRVTDIIQKKDVLLSFPYHEFRPMIDLLREAAMDPDVKSIKTTIYRMASNSKIANALVNAARNGKEVTVMLELRARFDEEHNLEWKERFEMEGVKVLVGVPNKKVHAKLCIIKKRVQNKTIQYGFVSTGNINEKTAKLYGDYCLMTSNKGVMADINKIFNALQKPKVPIEQQIHHNKHLMICPFDMRLQLSALIDKEIAEAKAGRPARIIIKINSLSDKESIKKIYEASSAGVQVDLIVRGIFCAVNQRKFAVPYNAISIVDEFLEHARVFYFYAAGKELTYISSADLMTRNLDHRIEAAVKISSKKLKHELLDMLEIQLRDNVKARVLNNKQNNEYVRNDDPICRSQIEIHNYLKAKTDDQEIKQVEATVLEPVEE; encoded by the coding sequence ATGATGATAGATAGAGAAATGGCAAGCAAGTTTATCCCGAGAGATATTAGTTGGTTAAGTTTTAATGGTCGAGTTTTACAAGAAGCTGCGGATCCAACAGTCCCCTTACATTTAAGAATTAAGTTTTTGGGAATCTTTTCCAATAATCTCGATGAATTTTTCAGGGTTCGGGTAGCCGCACTAAAAAGGGCAGCTGAAATAAACACGAAGGAGTCCAATGGCTATTTCTACAAAGCTCCAGCGATCATTCTGGAGAAGATTACGGAAATCGTGATCAAGCAACAGCGGAAGTTTGACAAGATCTGGAACCAAGTGCAGCGAGAAATGGCCAAACAAAAGGTCTATATCAAGTCTGCAGAGGACTTAAGTCCTACCCAATTGGAGTTTGTCAAGAATTATTTTGATGAAGAGGTGGAAACCAATATTATTCCTTTGATATTGGATGAGAGTAAGCCTATGCCGTACTTAAGGGACAAAAGTCTATACCTAGGGATTGCCATGTATAAAGATGATTGGCAATATGACACCAAATTTGCCATTATCGAACTTCCATCCCGTCAACTTGGGCGATTTGTAATCTTGCCTTCGGCAAAAAACCAAAAGGACATTATCCTGGTAGAGGATATTGTCAAGGTAAACCTACCGTATATATTCTCCTACTTTGGGTTTGATGAGTTTGTGGCAAACACCTTTAAGGTAACCAAAGATGCCGAGTTTGATTTAGATAACGATGTCAACACTTCTTTTGCGGATAAAATCAGTAAAGGAATCAAGACCAGAAGGAAGGGTAAACCGACCAGATTTGTTTTCGATCAGGAAATGGACCCTAAGTTATTGGATCTATTGATCAAGAAATTGAACTTTAGCAAGAAGGACTCCATCATTCCAGGTCAGAAGATCCATAACTTTAAACACTTCATGGATTTCCCAGATGTGTTCAAGTCCTATCAGAAACCGGAAGAACGCCGATCATTTGAACATCCCGATTTCACGGGGCTGGACCGAGTAACCGACATTATACAGAAGAAAGATGTCCTACTCTCCTTCCCTTACCATGAGTTCCGTCCGATGATTGATCTATTGCGTGAAGCGGCGATGGATCCCGATGTAAAATCGATCAAGACTACCATCTATAGGATGGCCAGCAATTCCAAGATTGCCAATGCCCTAGTCAATGCGGCAAGAAATGGCAAGGAAGTTACGGTTATGCTGGAACTACGTGCAAGATTTGATGAAGAGCATAACCTGGAGTGGAAGGAGCGCTTTGAGATGGAGGGGGTAAAAGTCTTGGTTGGCGTGCCAAACAAGAAAGTACATGCCAAACTTTGTATCATCAAAAAAAGGGTACAGAACAAGACCATTCAGTATGGTTTTGTGAGCACGGGCAATATCAATGAAAAGACCGCCAAATTATATGGAGATTATTGCCTGATGACCAGCAACAAGGGTGTAATGGCTGACATCAACAAGATTTTCAATGCTCTGCAAAAACCGAAGGTCCCAATAGAACAACAGATCCATCACAATAAACATCTGATGATCTGCCCTTTTGATATGAGATTGCAATTATCGGCCCTGATCGACAAGGAAATTGCAGAGGCAAAGGCAGGAAGGCCAGCACGAATTATCATTAAGATCAATTCGCTGAGTGATAAGGAATCTATCAAAAAGATCTATGAGGCTTCTTCTGCGGGAGTTCAGGTGGATTTAATCGTTAGAGGGATATTCTGTGCAGTGAACCAGCGAAAATTTGCAGTTCCATACAATGCAATAAGCATTGTTGACGAGTTCCTGGAACATGCCCGCGTATTCTATTTTTATGCGGCAGGAAAGGAACTGACCTATATTTCTTCCGCTGACCTGATGACCAGAAACCTCGATCATCGTATTGAGGCTGCAGTTAAGATCAGCAGTAAAAAGCTAAAACATGAGCTTTTGGATATGCTCGAAATCCAATTGCGCGATAATGTCAAGGCTAGGGTCCTGAACAACAAACAGAACAATGAGTATGTCCGCAACGATGACCCAATCTGTAGGTCCCAGATCGAAATCCACAATTATTTAAAGGCAAAAACTGATGACCAAGAGATCAAACAAGTGGAAGCCACGGTATTAGAACCCGTAGAAGAATAA
- a CDS encoding PA0069 family radical SAM protein — translation MENGFISGRGAQKNIHNVFSKLSYTQDHTEGIDDWEQDIPNTQFTIIHPKTIVNKVSSPDVGMEYSANPYQGCEHGCIYCYARNSHQYWGYSAGLDFESKILVKSNSPKLYRDFITRKNWDGTPISLSGNTDCYQPLERKFKLTRAILKISLEHGQPVGIITKNSLVLRDLDILMEMAQKNLCMVFVSINSLTKETRSKMEPRTATAQQRLKVIETLSSNGIPVGIMCAPVIPGLTDHEIPKVLKAAAAAGAQWAGYTVVRLNGEISKIFEEWLNKAYPDRANKIWHSIQACHNGKVNDSEFGNRMRGTGQIAEIIRDSFRLHCKKNKLNQSMFEYDLSHFKKQQNPQLNLFETLG, via the coding sequence ATGGAAAATGGATTTATTTCAGGGAGAGGTGCGCAAAAGAATATACACAATGTATTTTCTAAGCTTAGTTATACACAAGATCATACAGAAGGGATCGATGATTGGGAACAGGATATTCCGAATACCCAGTTTACCATCATCCACCCGAAGACCATAGTCAACAAGGTAAGCAGTCCTGATGTGGGGATGGAATATTCCGCCAATCCATATCAGGGCTGTGAACATGGTTGCATTTATTGCTATGCAAGAAACTCCCATCAATATTGGGGCTACAGTGCTGGACTAGATTTTGAAAGCAAGATTTTAGTCAAGTCCAACAGCCCAAAACTGTACCGTGATTTTATAACCCGAAAGAATTGGGACGGAACCCCTATTTCACTTTCTGGCAACACAGATTGTTACCAACCCTTAGAGCGCAAGTTTAAGCTCACCAGAGCTATCTTAAAAATTTCGCTGGAACATGGTCAACCTGTAGGGATCATTACCAAAAACAGCCTAGTATTGCGTGATCTGGACATCTTAATGGAGATGGCGCAGAAAAACCTCTGTATGGTCTTTGTTTCCATCAATTCCTTGACCAAGGAGACCCGTTCAAAAATGGAACCTCGGACGGCTACTGCCCAACAACGGCTCAAAGTGATCGAAACCCTTTCGAGCAATGGCATCCCTGTGGGAATCATGTGCGCTCCGGTCATACCTGGCCTTACTGACCATGAAATACCCAAGGTATTAAAAGCAGCTGCTGCTGCAGGTGCACAATGGGCAGGATATACCGTGGTCCGCTTAAATGGTGAAATTTCAAAGATCTTTGAAGAATGGCTGAACAAAGCCTATCCAGATCGTGCCAATAAGATTTGGCACAGCATTCAGGCATGCCATAACGGTAAAGTAAATGATAGTGAATTTGGAAACAGGATGAGAGGTACAGGACAGATTGCTGAAATTATCCGAGATAGTTTCAGACTTCATTGCAAGAAGAATAAATTGAACCAAAGTATGTTTGAATATGACCTCTCACACTTCAAAAAGCAACAAAATCCCCAATTAAACCTATTTGAAACATTAGGTTAA
- a CDS encoding DUF502 domain-containing protein: MITKFFQQFFYYLIKGTLVVAPVAGAIFVIVWLVATLDGALNITEHFLVDETGKPLYIPGLGIVSVILLLTLIGFIFTTLVTAPIRNWLSRTISKIPLFNTLYSSIKDFTEAFVGDAKKFNEPVLVEVNEFGLKKIGFLTQKDLHIINLPGEVIVYFPYSYSVAGQVVVVSSEKVTKLNISATDAMKLVVSGGVSGLEGKKESKKEQN; this comes from the coding sequence ATGATAACTAAATTTTTTCAACAATTCTTTTATTACCTCATTAAAGGAACACTGGTCGTAGCACCTGTTGCCGGAGCGATTTTCGTGATCGTTTGGTTGGTGGCGACATTGGATGGCGCATTAAATATTACAGAACATTTTTTGGTTGATGAAACCGGGAAACCGCTTTATATACCAGGATTAGGGATTGTCTCGGTCATTCTTTTATTGACATTGATAGGTTTTATTTTTACTACATTGGTTACTGCACCCATCCGGAATTGGTTGAGCAGGACGATCAGTAAGATTCCATTGTTCAATACCTTATATTCTTCCATCAAGGATTTTACGGAAGCCTTTGTGGGCGATGCCAAAAAATTCAATGAACCTGTTTTGGTTGAAGTAAACGAATTTGGCCTTAAAAAAATTGGTTTCTTGACCCAGAAAGATTTACATATCATCAACCTCCCTGGTGAAGTAATCGTTTATTTTCCTTATTCCTACTCCGTAGCCGGACAGGTCGTGGTTGTTTCCTCGGAGAAAGTGACCAAGTTGAATATTTCCGCTACTGATGCCATGAAATTAGTGGTTTCTGGAGGGGTAAGCGGTTTGGAAGGTAAAAAGGAGTCCAAGAAAGAACAGAATTAA
- a CDS encoding bifunctional UDP-N-acetylmuramoyl-tripeptide:D-alanyl-D-alanine ligase/alanine racemase has translation MYTIKFICEELNIKPLISNDLTSKISELVYDSRKVNNPDESLFFALKATRDGHDFIPDAYKKGIRNFVVSHSVAFLEDKNDVNIIQVDHVLHFMQELVSYHRRQFHYPIIGITGSNGKSIVKAWLFQLLIPEKKVYQSPKSYNSQLGVALSLWNLGPQYDLALIEAGISEPGEMSSLQQMIQPNIGIFTNIGVAHSQNFSSKQEKLKEKMKLFSEVETLVAGSEYIEREDIDPKIRLVTWGRTDMDQIQLIHEETHSQLSKLKIRIGEVICICQVPFTDRASIENIMSCIACMYFMGYDPETIVERIQNLKPLEMRLQLKKGINNSSIIDDSYSNDLASLKISLEFLNQQNQHSSKSLILSEMEGLAESEKLQQKLIALLNSSQLQKFIWVGNRYPWFKDIEIDLIKDYSSTEEFLDHLAELDLSNESILIKGARKYQFERVVQRLALRSHGTVLEINLNAISNNLMLYRSLIPKNVKLMAMVKAFSYGSGSFEVANLLQFSKVDYLTVAFADEGVELRTAGIALPIMVLSPDRDTFQSLIQHNLEPEVYSMDFLDEFLEFLKEQNISDFKIHLKLDTGMHRLGFFPSEIPAVLEKLKGQNQVKVQSFFTHLVASGDPGQDPFTESQISTYLAAAKQLESGLGYTFIKHVANTSAIVRWPKAHLDMVRLGIGLYGVDMDKNLPTLEQVSSLKTTVTQIKNLPAGETVGYDRKGVLSRDSKIATVKIGYADGYSRRFGNSVGKMQINGFLAPTVGNICMDMCMLDVTGQNVQVGDEVLVFPSIVQAASDIGTIPYELLVNISSRVKRVYYYE, from the coding sequence ATGTATACTATTAAATTTATTTGCGAGGAATTAAATATAAAACCTTTGATATCAAATGATTTAACGTCTAAAATCAGCGAACTAGTATACGATAGCCGTAAGGTAAACAATCCTGATGAATCTCTATTCTTTGCCCTAAAAGCCACTCGTGATGGTCATGATTTTATTCCAGATGCCTATAAGAAAGGGATCCGTAACTTCGTTGTCTCCCATTCCGTAGCCTTTCTGGAGGATAAAAACGATGTCAATATCATTCAGGTCGATCATGTATTGCATTTTATGCAAGAACTGGTTTCATACCATAGAAGGCAATTCCATTACCCGATAATTGGAATTACCGGCAGTAATGGTAAATCTATAGTCAAAGCTTGGTTATTTCAGCTGTTGATTCCAGAAAAGAAAGTTTACCAAAGTCCCAAAAGCTATAATTCCCAACTTGGGGTCGCATTATCCTTATGGAACTTGGGACCACAATATGATCTTGCCCTAATTGAAGCTGGAATCAGTGAACCTGGTGAAATGTCCAGCTTACAACAGATGATACAACCTAATATTGGAATTTTCACTAATATTGGAGTGGCGCATTCCCAGAATTTCTCAAGCAAGCAAGAGAAATTAAAGGAAAAAATGAAACTTTTTTCCGAGGTGGAAACCTTAGTCGCCGGATCTGAATATATCGAAAGAGAAGATATCGATCCCAAAATCCGCTTGGTAACCTGGGGAAGAACGGATATGGATCAGATCCAATTGATCCATGAAGAGACCCATAGCCAACTCAGTAAACTAAAGATCAGGATAGGTGAGGTTATCTGCATATGCCAGGTTCCTTTTACCGACCGCGCATCCATCGAAAACATAATGAGCTGTATAGCTTGCATGTATTTTATGGGTTACGATCCAGAGACCATCGTCGAAAGGATCCAAAACCTTAAGCCACTTGAAATGCGGCTGCAATTAAAGAAAGGGATCAATAATAGTTCGATTATCGATGATTCCTATTCCAATGACCTCGCATCTTTAAAGATTTCCCTGGAGTTTTTAAATCAACAGAACCAACACAGCAGCAAATCGCTAATCCTTTCTGAAATGGAAGGATTGGCTGAAAGTGAAAAATTACAGCAAAAACTGATTGCCTTGCTGAATTCTTCCCAACTCCAAAAGTTCATTTGGGTTGGTAACAGATACCCATGGTTTAAGGATATTGAAATAGATCTCATAAAGGACTATTCCAGTACTGAAGAATTTCTGGACCATTTGGCCGAATTGGATCTCAGTAATGAAAGTATCCTGATCAAGGGTGCGCGAAAATATCAATTCGAACGTGTAGTACAAAGGTTGGCCTTAAGGTCTCATGGGACGGTTCTTGAGATCAATTTGAATGCAATTTCAAACAACCTGATGTTATATCGCTCATTGATCCCTAAGAACGTCAAGCTTATGGCCATGGTAAAGGCTTTCTCTTATGGCAGTGGAAGTTTTGAAGTGGCAAATCTCTTGCAATTCAGCAAGGTCGATTACCTGACCGTTGCCTTTGCAGATGAAGGCGTAGAATTAAGGACTGCTGGCATCGCTTTGCCAATCATGGTCTTAAGCCCAGATCGCGACACCTTCCAATCCTTGATCCAGCATAATCTTGAACCCGAAGTCTACAGTATGGATTTTCTGGATGAGTTTTTAGAATTCCTGAAGGAACAGAATATCAGTGATTTCAAGATTCACCTGAAATTGGATACCGGAATGCACAGGCTTGGCTTCTTTCCTTCAGAGATTCCCGCAGTGCTGGAAAAACTCAAAGGTCAAAATCAGGTCAAAGTGCAGTCGTTCTTTACCCATTTAGTGGCATCAGGCGATCCAGGCCAAGATCCCTTTACCGAATCACAGATCTCAACCTATCTAGCTGCAGCAAAGCAATTAGAAAGTGGGTTGGGCTATACCTTTATAAAACACGTAGCCAATACTTCAGCGATTGTCCGTTGGCCAAAGGCCCATTTGGATATGGTCCGTTTGGGCATAGGGCTTTACGGTGTGGATATGGATAAGAATTTGCCTACCCTTGAACAGGTCAGTAGTCTCAAGACTACCGTGACCCAGATCAAGAATTTACCGGCAGGGGAGACCGTTGGTTATGACCGAAAAGGAGTTCTATCAAGGGACAGTAAAATCGCTACGGTAAAAATCGGTTATGCGGATGGTTATTCCCGCCGATTTGGTAATTCAGTTGGAAAAATGCAAATTAATGGTTTCCTTGCACCCACAGTCGGCAATATCTGTATGGATATGTGCATGTTGGATGTTACCGGACAAAATGTTCAGGTAGGAGATGAGGTCCTGGTCTTTCCAAGCATAGTGCAAGCAGCCTCCGATATCGGTACGATTCCATATGAACTGCTGGTCAATATTTCAAGTCGAGTAAAACGAGTCTATTATTACGAGTAA
- a CDS encoding regulatory protein RecX — MDEPIKKQRTYTPLEAKRKAESYCAYQERSQQEVRDKLYQWGLHSKDVENIISYLIENNFLNEERFAKAYVLGKFRIKGWGRIKIMQGLKLKQVSAPLIKIAMKEIDPNDYFEKLRSILVKKSALIKESDSYKHRNKLYQYALGRGYENNLILEILKDNGLGD; from the coding sequence ATGGATGAGCCTATTAAAAAACAGAGAACCTATACTCCCCTGGAAGCCAAGCGGAAAGCCGAATCCTATTGTGCCTATCAAGAGCGATCACAACAGGAAGTTCGTGACAAATTATACCAATGGGGTTTACATAGTAAGGATGTTGAAAATATTATCAGCTACCTGATTGAAAATAATTTCCTCAATGAGGAGCGTTTTGCGAAGGCCTATGTCCTGGGGAAGTTTAGGATAAAAGGTTGGGGCCGCATCAAGATCATGCAGGGATTGAAATTGAAACAGGTTTCAGCTCCCTTGATCAAGATTGCGATGAAGGAGATCGACCCGAACGATTATTTTGAGAAATTGAGGTCGATCTTGGTGAAGAAATCGGCCTTAATTAAAGAGTCAGACTCCTATAAACATAGAAATAAACTCTATCAATATGCCTTGGGCCGAGGGTATGAAAATAATTTGATCTTAGAGATACTGAAAGACAATGGATTGGGGGATTAA